The following are encoded in a window of Plasmodium cynomolgi strain B DNA, chromosome 4, whole genome shotgun sequence genomic DNA:
- a CDS encoding hypothetical protein (putative) translates to MRGKNAKKVRYLDSKGMLYSNGITYERSVMHPSGNNKEDQKLGKNYSELQNLLRKEEDQHAALKKQLNLLQKQRDLLQWHLCNNVKKLSMQRSECKFKEQFSSKLEGKLKVLKESTKMHKLERDILEDEVNKMEEQLQSKEQLKANVEKKFNRWMDKKNEYLKDLSQERRSAFQERNNRQKQLRKLLLVVKKEGNMSYDMDYLKMCELNLMRQLSHHRDYKMLEMSMAKGVGSP, encoded by the coding sequence ATGAGGGGGAAGAACGCGAAGAAGGTGCGCTACCTGGATTCAAAGGGGATGCTGTACTCGAACGGGATAACGTACGAGCGGAGTGTGATGCACCCCAGTGGGAACAATAAGGAGGATCAgaaattggggaaaaattACAGTGAGTTGCAAAACTTACtgagaaaggaagaagatcAACATGCGGCCCTAAAAAAGCAGCTGAACCTGCTGCAAAAACAAAGGGACCTATTGCAGTGGCACCTTTGCAACAATGTTAAAAAGCTAAGTATGCAGAGAAGCGAATGTAAATTCAAGGAGCAGTTTAGCTCTAAGCTGGAAGGAAAGTTGAAGGTACTGAAGGAGAGCACGAAGATGCACAAGCTAGAACGTGACATTCTCGAGGATgaagtgaacaaaatggaggagcaACTGCAGAGTAAAGAACAACTTAAGGCGAACGTAGAGAAGAAGTTCAATCGATggatggataaaaaaaatgaatatttaaagGACCTGAGCCAGGAAAGGAGGAGTGCATTTCAGGAGAGGAACAACAGACAAAAGCAGCTGAGAAAACTGCTTCTGGTGGTGAAGAAGGAGGGGAACATGAGCTACGACATGGACTACCTCAAGATGTGTGAGCTTAACCTTATGCGCCAACTAAGTCATCACAGGGATTATAAGATGTTGGAGATGAGCATGGCAAAGGGGGTAGGGTCACCTTAG
- a CDS encoding hypothetical protein (putative), producing the protein MDEHHEDDLDEGSGGTSNKENYPEKKPPPKGKTNKGVERRGPPLRSPQWRENGGALDSKGRDRVSGGGVSGGGVNGDGVNGDGVNGDGVNSNGVSPEREEPPPGEPQKGSSEVPSKGEALVGGEKPGEDNARGEAPSEATNEDKSVEENPSGGNPSRENSLEENLSGENPLEENPSGENPSGDEQKRGSLANRTTKSDSTNTASSNLIKISQKSEEWEQPKKWSFSLLLTNIKSMVLTNYIYVAKRCGIPNQPNKPGPVLAISVEKENTNEVKNIIVQTPCAYEKYTLKGKLIQHKTLYPCTVTCMMYGSIGGIGKTVILGLQNGCILVYKSIEFECILKLNTKECLEKHFKSSSASSARKPFNNSHVKSGVMDAYSGTNGQRDSGKVASQGGSSNNGENYNDLSYQISGLSVKSTFANFIHWIIAGNMQGYIFVWEVPSGNIIKILVHPHHLFGHVKGGSRASSDGSSDSDDSSDSDGSSDSDGSSDSDGSSDNGGSSDDDSSSYNDGSSGNDGGSDNCDRGGRTDNRPGKRKKKKKKAIPNGRNGGRDQEDEQEENEEDEEGKEEGCFTLEDDDSCSKPDDEENSSEFSGGSYLSDSDEYCNSTDQDNASRGVTHKYELWVAFGSGYIAVYDLYDFQLLLYTCISKSPIMDLKYSKLLEDVFLLIGNNYISVWDTKTLKQIKKVPTSHVTKTSSLSTLYLLERPTFWKNKKVVLIAGCNDGSISVTNVTKKLDGDLTFSYVRTYEKHFEPYVPISYICIHPSINAAFVGDASGVVFTLPRILNTLKHDDAQR; encoded by the exons aTGGATGAGCATCACGAAGACGATTTAGACGAAGGGTCAGGGGGGACTTCTAACAAGGAGAACTACCCAGAAAAGAAgccccccccaaaggggaagacAAATAAAGGAGTCGAGCGACGAGGCCCTCCACTGCGTTCGCCTCAGTGGCGTGAAAACGGAGGTGCACTTGATTCGAAGGGACGCGACAGAGTGAGTGGTGGCGGAGTGAGTGGTGGCGGAGTGAATGGTGACGGAGTGAATGGTGACGGAGTTAATGGTGACGGAGTGAATAGTAACGGGGTGAGCCCAGAACGGGAAGAACCCCCCCCTGGGGAGccccaaaagggaagcagCGAGGTGCCTAGCAAGGGGGAGGCGCTGGTGGGTGGAGAAAAACCAGGCGAGGACAATGctaggggagaagcacccaGTGAAGCAACAAACGAAGACAAATCGGTGGAAGAAAACCCGTCGGGGGGAAATCCGTCGAGGGAAAACTCGTTGGAAGAAAACCTGTCGGGGGAAAACCCGTTGGAAGAAAACCCGTCGGGGGAAAACCCGTCGGGGGACGAGCAAAAGCGAGGCAGCCTCGCGAACAGGACCACCAAATCGGACAGCACGAACACCGCGAGCAGCAACCTGATAAAGATAAGCCAGAAGAGCGAGGAGTGGGAGCAACCAAAGAAATGGAGCTTCTCCCTTCTCCTCACAAATATAAAATCCATGGTGCTAACCAACTACATCTACGTAGCCAAGAGGTGCGGCATCCCCAACCAACCCAACAAACCAGGACCAGTGCTTGCCATCAGtgtagaaaaggaaaatacaaacgaagttaaaaatattatcgtGCAAACCCCATGTGCATATGAAAAGTACACACTGAAAGGAAAATTAATTCAACACAAAACACTCTACCCTTGTACAGTCACCTGTATGATGTATGGGAGCATCGGAGGAATCGGAAAGACCGTCATTTTGGGACTGCAAAATGGGTGCATACTAGTTTACAAGAGTATCGAGTTTGAATGCATACTAAAGTTGAATACAAAGGAATGTCTGGAGAAGCATTTTAAGAGCTCTTCTGCTTCGTCTGCTAGGAAGCCTTTCAATAACTCACACGTGAAGAGTGGCGTCATGGATGCGTATAGTGGGACGAATGGACAGAGGGACTCAGGTAAGGTAGCTTCTCAGGGGGGCAGTTCGAACAATGGAGAGAATTACAACGATCTGTCGTATCAGATTTCTGGTCTCTCCGTGAAGTCCACTTTTGCTAACTTTATCCATTGGATCATTGCTGGGAACATGCAGGGCTACATTTTCGTGTGGGAGGTGCCCAGTGGGAACATCATCAAAATCCTCGTGCACCCGCACCACTTGTTCGGCCACGTCAAGGGGGGCTCGCGCGCCAGCAGTGATGGGAGCAGCGACAGCGATGATAGCAGCGATAGCGACGGTAGCAGCGATAGCGACGGTAGCAGCGATAGCGACGGTAGCAGCGATAACGGGGGTAGCAGCGATGACGACAGTAGCAGCTACAACGACGGTAGCAGCGGTAACGACGGTGGAAGTGACAATTGCGATCGCGGCGGCCGCACCGATAATCGCCCaggaaagcgaaaaaagaaaaagaaaaaagccaTCCCAAATGGCAGGAACGGTGGGAGGGATCAGGAGGACgaacaagaagaaaacgaagaagacgaagaaggcAAAGAAGAAGGCTGCTTCACCCTCGAAGACGACGACTCCTGCAGCAAGCCGGACGATGAAGAAAACTCGAGCGAGTTCTCCGGCGGCAGCTACTTAAGCGACTCAGACGAGTATTGCAACTCCACCGATCAAGACAACGCCAGCAGAGGGG TAACGCATAAGTACGAACTGTGGGTCGCATTCGGAAGTGGCTACATAGCAGTGTACGACTTATACGACTTCCAGTTGCTTCTCTACACGTGCATTTCCAAGAGTCCCATCATGGACTTAAAGTATTCCAAGCTCTTGGAAGACGTCTTCCTACTAATAGGGAATAATTACATTTCTGTATGGGACACCAAAACGCTgaagcaaattaaaaaggtcCCCACAAGTCACGTTACGAAAACGTCTTCCCTGTCTACTTTATATCTTTTGGAACGTCCaactttttggaaaaacaaGAAAGTTGTTTTGATTGCAGGTTGTAATGATGGATCCATCTCGGTGACaaatgttacaaaaaagTTGGATGGAGATTTGACCTTTTCTTATGTTAGGACATATGAGAAGCACTTCGAGCCTTATGTCCCCATCAGTTACATTTGCATCCACCCCAGTATCAACGCGGCCTTCGTCGGGGATGCCAGTGGCGTCGTCTTTACGCTCCCCAGAATTCTGAACACGCTCAAGCACGACGATGCGCAAAGGTGA